Proteins from a genomic interval of Zonotrichia leucophrys gambelii isolate GWCS_2022_RI chromosome 5, RI_Zleu_2.0, whole genome shotgun sequence:
- the LOC135448804 gene encoding photoreceptor outer segment membrane glycoprotein 2, whose translation MAVLKVKFTKTKRDKLAQILWILNWVSVVSGIILFSLGLFLKIEIKKRNEVMAKGDINSVPNMLISVGVIACIINFLGGKICYDCSDANKFSRWKLVMLPYIVCTFCFTFCILVGALMCYTMRNELEESLYLGLRDAIKFYKDTDIPGRCFLKKTVDLLQIGFRCCGNNGFRDWFEIQWVSPRYLNMASKEVLDRLKSNVDGKFLVDGVPFSCCNPSSPRPCIQYQLTNNSAHYNYDFLTEELNIWMKGCRQALLDYYTGIMRSIGIAALLIWLFELSVLIGVRYLQTAMKNVLLLGDLEGESDGWLLENSFVETAKYNISIIKNLGKANQISTVSGMNDPNINVQNTDCDKTNITTKSIPAAR comes from the exons ATGGCTGTCCTCAAAGTCAAATTCACCAAAACCAAGAGGGACAAATTGGCTCAGATCTTATGGATCCTCAACTGGGTTTCTGTAGTGAGTGGGATCATTCTCTTCAGTCTTGGCCTCTTTCTGAAAATAGAGATCAAGAAGCGCAATGAAGTGATGGCAAAAGGGGACATTAACTCTGTCCCCAACATGCTGATCTCTGTAGGGGTCATAGCATGTATCATCAACTTTCTGGGTGGCAAAATCTGCTATGACTGCTCAGATGCAAACAAGTTCTCTCGCTGGAAACTAGTAATGCTGCCATACATCGTATGTACCTTCTGTTTTACCTTCTGCATCCTGGTGGGTGCTCTCATGTGCTACACCATGAGGAACGAGCTGGAAGAGTCTCTCTATCTGGGACTGAGGGATGCCATTAAGTTCTATAAAGACACAGACATACCTGGGCGATGTTTCTTAAAGAAAACTGTGGATTTGTTACAAATTGGATTCCGTTGCTGTGGAAACAATGGCTTTAGAGACTGGTTTGAAATTCAGTGGGTATCTCCTCGGTATCTGAATATGGCTTCCAAGGAGGTTCTGGA CCGCCTGAAGAGCAACGTTGACGGGAAGTTCTTGGTGGATGGAGtccccttcagctgctgcaatCCCAGCTCACCACGGCCCTGCATCCAGTACCAGCTGACAAACAACAGTGCTCACTACAACTACGATTTCCTCACAGAGGAGCTCAATATCTGGATGAAGGGGTGCAGACAGGCCCTGCTGGATTACTACACTGGTATTATGAGATCCATTGGCATTGCAGCATTGCTTATTTGGTTGTTTGAG CTCTCTGTACTCATTGGTGTCCGGTACCTGCAGACAGCCATGAAGAATGTCCTTCTGCTAGGGGATCTGGAGGGCGAATCAGATGGTTGGTTACTAGAAAACAGTTTTGTGGAAACTGCCAAATACAACATCAGCATCATTAAGAATCTCGGCAAAGCCAACCAGATCTCCACTGTCTCAGGCATGAACGACCCCAACATTAATGTTCAAAACACAGACTGTGACAAAACTAATATTACAACAAAATCTATCCCTGCAGCTAGGTAG